The Phragmites australis chromosome 1, lpPhrAust1.1, whole genome shotgun sequence genomic interval tcagttcctaccatgctttggcaaaggagcgtggggctattaattgcatggGTCGCGTCCCGTATCACCCGGTGTGTCTCGagataacattgccaggatcaaggcgttccgcctgccgccctgccgtggcagaggaacaagacagggtgggcacaccgggtgcctctgtggctgcccggtgggccctctcagcggcgcccgttgctagggcgtccacagtgacgagtgactggacgcgcgccgcgtttttccaccgccccagtcatttCGTCCAGAGGAAATAATGACGCCTTTTTCAGTCGTGACGTCATGGAACTtgtaccccttccttcccgtttggggtatgtcgcagccggcgagtgcataaaagagtcagCACACTGGAGGACGGGTGGACTGAAaaagaagacgaaccccacaacgaaccgagCCAACAAACGAAGACATTGtgagcaagcctgagcagagctcctgccgagaaacaaggagcctcaagctcttagttagacacaatattcttgtaaccagatacatcctcgggGGACCTCCCTCAAGACAGTTAtttcatccatacaggagtagggtattacgtcctcgtgcggcccgaacctatctaaactccggtgcatttatttctctttgcactaggtcgatcatcccccaccaccggccgttgcatttacattcacttccatttatttctccgatgaacttattcaggatcatcccccggccgaatctctaaaaaggggtctctcgggatccctgcgataggagttaatcctccgaaaGTATCCTTTaggtatttatagtatccatacaggagtagggtattacgcatCCGTGTAGTCTGAATTTGTCTAAACACCGGCgtatttactccgttccgcattagatcattccaccccatcGGCCAACGCACTCATACAcgtttatttctccgacgaacctAATCAAGATcacccccggtcgaatctctaaaaaaaatatccCGTAGAAtctctgcgacaggagttaactcTCCAACAGCTATCACACATCCAACGGCCGCCCAGGCCAGGCCAACAAACACCCTCTGCCAGCTGATCAGCGATGCCACTTGCCGGCCTTTGCCGAGATGGAGGGGTGCTACTGCAGTTTCGAAGTTTCCTTGTGACGACAATCTCACTGTGGTTTCGAAGGTGAAGCCCATCCACGTCTAAGCTTTTCTTCCTTGCAAGCTTTTCGCTTTATCTGGTCCAACAGAAAATCCTTGCCAGTTGATTGCTACTATTTTACAGAATTGAAATATTGGCCAGTTGATTGCTACTATTTCCCAGAATTGCAATCATTGTGCCTCGTACCGCAAAGCAAGACCCTTACCACGGCTCCAGAGACATGCACtaaacaaaattacatgcaataAAATACCTACTTAGAccataactaataaataaattaaataatacaatacTTAACGATGCtgaatatttaaataattaataatgctgattaaatcatcaatattgaattcaaataaaataattaatatttaaaattgaattaaaatattaattaaaaaggCTTACACCAATCCATCCATTATTCACGTTACATCTCATTCATAACCACCTCTTTGGTCATACAGCTGTTTGATACATACcgctattttaattaattaaattaaaatactaattaaataggcacacaccactattaattaaaaaataaatttaacaaATTTTCGATGTATTATAATTTTAACCGAATCTTTCTGTTGAACTCAATGTTTGTAAATCTTCttgattgtttttttctttttccttactgtttctctcttttctctcgtTACACCTACCCGCTACTTACACCTCGGTGCCGGGGCTTCTCGAGGCCATCGGCCGCTGGAACTCGGCCGACTACGCCGCGTCGTCCTCGGCGAGGACGCACACACGCCTCACCGCGCCGTACCCTTCATCGCCGCATCATTCAGGAACCGTCGTGACAGCATCACCAGCGTCAGATCCTGCATTGCACCATCAGAGGAAGCAGGAAGAGTGTGACTAGACCATTTGTGTTTCAGGAACTGATGGGCATTGTTACCTACCTCAGGAGGGCTGAGCTGATCAATCTCTGTGCCAAGTACTCTGGCCATTGTTACAAGCAGACCTGCTAGCTCTGCTTGTTCTGCACATATCTGCATGAACAAGTTCTTCTCGAGCTCAATTTCTCCCTCTACAGACCGTATTACACTCTGAATTCTTGCAGGATGTCTCTTCGATCTCCATTTCTTCTCCATGAGTTTTAGCTCGTCCGTGCTACCAGCAAAACTGCAGTTGCTGATTTTCCAGGGTGGTCTTCATTTCATTTACCGACCACCCGGCAGCGATTTCCCCTTttaatttctctctctagagATCGAATCAAAGTCCGAAACTTTGCATGATGATTCTTAGATCCATCCCCCTTCTCTGTGAATTTCCGCTCGAATTTAGCTCCTCCGTGCCGCCGTCAATTGGGGATTATCAGGTATTATTGGGGTGGTCGTTATTTCGTTTACCGATCACCCCAGGTAGAAATTGGGTACAGAGTGTCGCTCTCCagcgctcccccccccccccccgcctagACTTGGCGTGGAAGAACGCCGGCGAGGTATGGAAGCTTCGCAGATTGATCGTCAACCTCCAGCTTCTGCTGAGCCACTAAACTACGATAAAAGCCGAGCAAGAACTGAGAAACAAGCTGCAATTCGAACGAAACTTGAGTATTTTATTTCCACACCAATGCTCAGCGTGCGAGCTTGTATAGTTCACGACAtacatatctatatatatactacAAGCACCagtatttatttctccgattcTAGTCGTATTTGTCGGCTATCTTGACCAGGACATCGCAGAGTTCCCTGGGCTTGGAGCTCATGACGGCGTGGTCGGCTTCGGCGATCTCCTCGACTTCAGTGCCGGGGCTCATCGCGACCATCCAGCGCTGCATCTCCTCGGTGCTGGAGCCGTCGGCCTTGGCGATCACGTACACCTTCTTCACCGACCCGTAGTTGCCATCCGTGAGCAGCGTCTCGTCCTTCATCAGTGGATCGCCCATGAACTGGTTGCCAGGCTTCACCAGCATTCCCGCCAGGGTCAAATCCTGCAATGCATCGCAGCAGTATTATTGATCATGTCGATGTGACGCGCGTACGTGTCAATCTTGTCCAGTAGCGACTAGGACAAGTATCAGGGAATCGAGAGGATGTTGCGTGCCTCAGCTGGACTTTGCTGGTAATACTTTTCTGCCATGAACCTTGGACCCATCCGGATTGCTACTCCTTGTCCTACACCTTGGCTGTTGTTGTTAATGGCGACCATTTCGCAGTCCATGAGTCCTTCTGAAGCAGTTCTTCTCATGAACTGCGTCATAAGAAAATAGCCAGAGAGAGAAAACATTTGTTGAGGTTGTAATACTCCAAGCATAGCATCTACAGTTAACCTTTTTACTCGAGGATAAAACTGAGCTGTAAGCGAATTTTAAAAACGATACGTTAACATGTATGTAGGGGTTACTTGTGACGTGTCAGTTTGGAATGATAGAGCACGTCCGTACCTCCTCGGTCGTGACGCCCATGTGCTTGCCAACGCACGGCAACGCCGCGGCCACGAACACGGCCGCGGCGATCTTGCGCGGGAACCTTTCCATGGCGAGCGCGAGGCTGAGCCCGCCGTGGCTGTGGCCCACGAGGACCAGCCTCTCGCCGTCCGGTGCGGCGGCGACAGCGTCGAGCAGCGGGCGCGAGTACTCCTCGAAGGAGCACACCTCGTCGAGGCGCGCCGGGTGGGCGCCCGACGCGGCGAGGTCGAGCGCGGTGACGCGGTGCCCCGCGGCCTGGAGCGAGGCGACCACCTTGTACCAGCACCACGCGCCGTGGCAGAGGCCGTGCACCAGGAGGAAATGCTTGCCGCCGCCTTCCATTGCTGTGTGTTTGGATCCGAGTTTTGCGATCGATTGCTGCGTCTGCTTCGAATTCACGGTGTTGTAGCGCAGCAGGTCTTGAGATTTATAGAGAGCTGAGATGTAAGAAATTGTCAGTGTGTTTCTTTTCCTTCAAGTTGATCATCATCTTATGGCCATGTTTCCCGCCGTCCCGTCCGCCAAATGAcagtgaatattttttttttaaaaaaaaggtagatttttttaaaggaaCATCGGGAACTTATGGCGCAAGAAGAAACGAACAGTCAAATGCAACTAAGAAAACGTGCCTTTGTTTGGGCCTGACTTGGATACAAGATACATCGCACCAGTGAAAATAACATCAAATGGATCAAGAACTTATTTTAGAACTCGGGTTACAAACTTGCATCGTACTTAGACAGTGCAAATAGAAGCCTGAAACGGACTATTGATAATTTCAGATTTCCCAAACGAAAAAAAAGGAATACGAGCCTTGTAGCTCAACCATCTCCAACTCAGTCGTACTTGTTGGCAATCTTGACCAGAACATGATACAGTTCCCCCGGTTTGGAAAGCATGGCCATATGATCGGCTCCAGCGATCTCCTCGACTTCCGCGCCGGGGCTTAAATCGACCATCCGGCGCTGCATCTCCTCGGTGTTGCTAGTATCAGCCTTGGCGATCACAAACACCCTCTTCACCGATCCGTAGTTGCCATACGTGAGCAGCGTCTCATCCTTCATCAGTGGGTCCTCCATGAACTGGCAGCCAGGTCTCACCAACAACTTCGCCAGTTCCAGATCCTGCCAGGAACAATTCTCATGAGCACCACGTTTCATGCCAGTTTTGGAGCTTTATTCATTGGTACATTTCCCCACACATATATTGGAAATCACATTAGTAGATTTGCCATAAAAAGGTATTTTTCACAACTTTCATCATCACATTTGTCCAGTACATGAGAATATTGGAGACCGCCGATGTCCTTAACGACACCTATTTGTGATCGGAACAAGTGCGGTAGAATTTCATAGCCTGGCCCCTGAATTTGGAGCAAAAGTAGTTTTGTTACCTCGGCTGGGCTTTGATCATACAATTTCGTCGCCAAAAAGTTGGGGCCAAGTAGAATTGCAGTTCTTGCTCCTTGTTCGGTGTTGAGAACCATCGTTTTGCTATCCATGAAGAAATCTGGTGTGATCGTCCTCATGAACTAGCATgaacaaaagaaaattagaTGAATGATTAAGGTGATGCACATTAAT includes:
- the LOC133928302 gene encoding esterase PIR7B-like, with the translated sequence MEGGGKHFLLVHGLCHGAWCWYKVVASLQAAGHRVTALDLAASGAHPARLDEVCSFEEYSRPLLDAVAAAPDGERLVLVGHSHGGLSLALAMERFPRKIAAAVFVAAALPCVGKHMGVTTEEFMRRTASEGLMDCEMVAINNNSQGVGQGVAIRMGPRFMAEKYYQQSPAEDLTLAGMLVKPGNQFMGDPLMKDETLLTDGNYGSVKKVYVIAKADGSSTEEMQRWMVAMSPGTEVEEIAEADHAVMSSKPRELCDVLVKIADKYD
- the LOC133928312 gene encoding probable esterase PIR7A, with translation MERSSSDKHFILVHGLSHGAWCWYRVVARLRAAGHRVTALDMAASGVHPARIDEVASFEDYSRPLLDAVAAAPDGERLVLVGHSLGGHNVALAMERFPRKVAAAVLLAACMPRVGRHMGITIEEFMRTITPDFFMDSKTMVLNTEQGARTAILLGPNFLATKLYDQSPAEDLELAKLLVRPGCQFMEDPLMKDETLLTYGNYGSVKRVFVIAKADTSNTEEMQRRMVDLSPGAEVEEIAGADHMAMLSKPGELYHVLVKIANKYD